In Acidobacteriota bacterium, the DNA window CTGCACGTCGCCACTCGGACCTTCGAGATCGGCGATCCGACCCTCGAAGAGGAAGTCGGGCTGGGAGTCGATGTGTCCTTGCGGGCAGATGGAGATGTCGTCTCGGGCGAGCTGACTCTCTTCCGCCAGGACTTCTCGGACTTCATCTTCCAGGGCTTCACCGGGGATTTCGATGAGGGCTTCCCGGTGGTGGTCTACTCGCAGGAAGACGCGGTTTTCGAAGGTGCCGAGCTCAAGGGACGCATCGAGCTTTTCGAGCAAGATGATCACCATGTTCACCTCAGCCTGATGGGCGACATGGTCGACGCCGAGCTCGACGCCGGTGGCAACCTGCCGCGCATTCCGCCGATGCGTCTCGGCGGCGGAGTGCACTACCACAGTGAGCGCTGGAACGCCGCTGCCGAGGTGCGCTGGGTCGACGACCAGACGGATGTCGCCGTCAACGAGACCGGTACCGATGGCTACACCATGGTTCACGCCAGCCTGGGCTACCGAGTCCTGTTCGGTAACCAGATCCTCGATCTGCTGCTGCGCGGTCGCAATCTGACGGACGAGGAGGCGCGCTCGCACACCTCGTTCCTGAAGAACTTCGCCCCGCTGCCGGGGCGCAACATCACGCTGTCGGCGAAGTTCCGGTTCTAGGCGGGCGATGACCGTTTGATCCGTGACGGCGCCTCGCCGCTTACGGATCCCGACGCCCTTCCGGCCCAGGACACCTCTCGAGGAGTCCTGGGCCTTTCTCTTGAGTCGACGGACGTCTGTCCAGGGCGAGTCGAACGTCCTCGCGGCCGCGATAGCATGACCAGCCTGGGGAGTCTCTAGCAGGCTGCTGAAAATGTCGTCGGCAGCCTGCTCCCGGGCCGGAGAGGGGCGCGTAGCCCCTCTCGAAACAAATAGCTAGCAGCGCTGAAAAAGTCGCGAAGCGGACTTTTTCAGCAGCCTGCTAGGAGATCGAAGGATGAGCCGAGAGCAGTCCGGCGACCGCATCTCCGAGATCGTTGGCGATGCCCTCGAGCTCGAGGGCGAGGCGCAGGCTTCCTTTCTCGACTCGGTCTGTGGTGACGACGCCGCTCTGCGGCTGGAGGTCGAGTCGCTGCTGGCCGTTGGTCGCAGCCAGGAAGCCGAGGGCTTTCTCGCGGTGCCTGCTCCGGAGCAACTCGCCGCGGAGCGCTTGAGCGGTCTGACGGTCGGCAATCTCTCCGCGGGAGGCACCTCTTCGCGGGGCGTGTCCTTGCCCTCGAGCATCGGTCCCTATCGCGTTCTCGAAGCCCTCGGCCAGGGTGGCATGGGGACCGTCTACCTGGCGCAGCAGGTCGAGCCGGTCGAGCGCAAGGTAGCCCTGAAGGTGATGCGCGGCCTCTTCGCAGGCTCCTCGAAGCGTCGCTTCGCGCGCGAGTCTCAAACCCTGGCCCGTCTCAATCACCCCAACATTGCGGCCCTCTACGAGGTCGGTAGCACCGGCGAAGCCCCTTACGTTGCGATGGAGTGGGTCGAAGGTTTCCCGATCACCGCCTGGTGCGATCGCGAACGCCTCTCCCTCACCGAGCGCTTGCAGATCTTTCGCGGCGTCTGCGCGGGAACTCAGCACGCCCACGAGAAGGGGATTTTGCATTGCGATCTCAAGCCCAGCAACGTGCTGGTGACCTCGATCGATGGCGAGGCGGTGGCCAAGGTGATCGACTTCGGTATCGCGCGGGCGCTCGGCGATCCGGTCACCAGCGAGTCGGCCGAGCTGGTTCTCGGATCGCCGCCCTACATCAGTCCCGAGGCGCTATCGGCCGAAGGTCGCCGAGGACTCGGTGCTCGCACCGATGTCTACTCCCTGGGCCTGATCCTCTATGAGCTGCTGGTGGGGGTGCTGCCGTTCTCGAGCGAGAGTCGACAGAGCTTTCTGGCCTTCATGCGTCAGGTGACGGAGCAGGAACCCTTGGCTCCCAGCCAGCGGTTTGCGGGCCTGCCGGCGATCCGGTCCGAAGCCGTCGCCGAGCGTCGCGGACTGGGAGCTCCGCACCTTCGGCGTCACGTCGCTGGTGATCTCGACGCCATCGTGCTCAAGGCCATCGCCCGCGACCCGAAGGACCGCTTCGGGTCGGTCAGTGAGCTGCTGGCCGAGATCGAGCGTCACCGCGCGAGGCGTCCGGTCGAGGCTCGGCTGCCCAATCGCGCTTATGTGGCCGGTCGCTTCGCCCGCCGCCACCGCACCGTGGTGGTGGCGGGGTTTCTCCTCCTGGTTGCGCTGGTGGGAGGACTGATCGCTCGTTCCATCGAAGCCCATCGGGCGCAGCAGGCCTTGGCCGAGTCGGAGCAGGTGCGCCAGTTTCTGGTCGACCTCTTCGAAAGTGGCAACCCCGAGGCCGCCTCCGGTGAGGTCTTCACCGTCCGTGACCTGCTCGATCAGGGGACGCTGCGCTTGCGCGAGGACCTCGCCGATCAGCCCCTGGCGCGAGCCCGCTTTCTGCACAGCATCGGTGCCATCTACCTCCGGCTCGATGAGCTCTACGCCGCCGCGGAAGTGATCGGCGAGGCGCTGGCGCTCCGTCGGCGGCACCATGGCGCGGGTCATCCGGAGGTGATCGAGAGCGAAAGCGAAATGGGTGTGCTGCTTCGGCGGCTGGGACGCTATGACGAAGCGGAGGTCTTGCTGCAGTCGGTTTTGACCGCCCGCCAAGCCGATCCCGACGTCGATCCCGAGCTGCTGGCTCGGGCCTACAGCAACCTTGGCAATCTCTACTGGAGCGCCGAGCGCTTCGAAGAGGCCGAGAGGATCCATCGCTCTGGGTTGGCTGTGCGTGAGCGCAACACTCGCCGGCTTCGGACCCCCGAGGCGCGAATGGATGAAGCCTATTCCGCCAACAACTTGGCGGTGATGCTGCTGACCCGGCGTAAATATGCCGAGTCCCTCGCTCCCCTCGAGCGCGCCCTCGAGCTGTTCGAGACGGACAACCCGGTGCTGCGGGGATCGGCCCTCAACAACCTCGGCTTGGTGCACCGCAACCTGCCGAGTTGGGCCGAGGCGGAGGGAACCTTCCGCGATGCCATCGACGTTCTCGATTCCGGCCTCGGATCAAAGCACGCTCGGCCCCTCAGTGCCCGCCGCAATCTGATCTTTGAGCTGGTCTTGCGTCATCGCTGGGAGGAGGCTCTGAACGAGAGCGAACGCGCCTTGCAGTTGGCGGAAACAGTTGATGATCGCTTGACCCTGGCCCAGATCGTGCGAACTCGTGCCCGCGTCCTGCGTCTCGCCGGGAAGGCCGATCTGGCCGTCGAAACGGCTCGCCGGAGTCGGGCGATCGCGGTTGCCGAGCAGGGGCCCGAGCAGCCGCTTCCGGTTTCCTGTCGCACCGAGCTGGCACTTGCCTTGGCGGCTCGAGGCGAGCTGACGGCGGCCGTCGACGAGTTGCGTGCCGTGGCCGAGATTCAGGGCCGCCTGCTGCCGCCGGACCATCGCTCCCGTCTGCGCACGGAGCGCGCCTTCGGCATCGTCTATCTCGAAGCCGACCGCGGTGCCGAAGCCGTGGCCCACCTGCGCGGCGCCCTGACCATCGAGCGTCAGACGGCGAGCAAGAACCAGGCATCAGGCCCTTCCCGGGTGGTTGCCGAGACCCTCCTCCTGCTGGGGCGAGCCCTGCTTGTCGAGGATCTGGAGGAAGGCGTCACCTCCCTGGAGGAGGCCTTGGCGACGCTGCGGAAGGTGCTTGGAGATCGCCATCCGCTGGTCGCGGAAGCGGCCTTCCATCTCGGAAGGGCCGAGCGGCAGCGCGGTCGCCGGGATGAGGCGCGGAAGCTGTTGGCCGAGTCGGTGGCGATTCGGCAGGCGGTCTATCCTGCCGACGATGCCGACCTCGCCGCCTCCCGTCGAGCCCTCGCCGAGCTCGACGGTTGATCTCGCCCTGGCTTCGTCAGAGACTGTGGCGATGCAGAAGCCTCAGGGAAAGACCCTCTCGCAAGTCCTCTCGGCGCTCGTCCTGGTGCCTCTGGGAGGGCTCTTCGGCATGCTCGTCGGCGGTCTGTTCGTGCGTCTGTTCGTGCCCCGTCGCGGTATGGGCTGGGATCAGCTCGCGGACTTCCTGGGGGGCGTGATGGTCGGCGGCCTCGTGGGCCTCGTCCTGGCGCTCGTCCTTTGTTTCTACCTGACCGCTCGTTCGCGTTGGTGGACGGCGGGGGCTCTGCTGCTGGCGGGAGCGCTGATCGTTCTCACCCTGCGGGTCTTGTCTCCGGCCCCCGAGGCCGAGGGGCGAGACCATGGCGAGCCGCCGCCGGCGCCGCGGCCGACGACCAAGCCGGCCGACGGTCCTGGCGCGTAGAGCTCAGGAGCTGCTGCCGTCCCAGCCTTCGAGATCGCCCGACTCGAAGCCATCGCT includes these proteins:
- a CDS encoding serine/threonine-protein kinase, translating into MSREQSGDRISEIVGDALELEGEAQASFLDSVCGDDAALRLEVESLLAVGRSQEAEGFLAVPAPEQLAAERLSGLTVGNLSAGGTSSRGVSLPSSIGPYRVLEALGQGGMGTVYLAQQVEPVERKVALKVMRGLFAGSSKRRFARESQTLARLNHPNIAALYEVGSTGEAPYVAMEWVEGFPITAWCDRERLSLTERLQIFRGVCAGTQHAHEKGILHCDLKPSNVLVTSIDGEAVAKVIDFGIARALGDPVTSESAELVLGSPPYISPEALSAEGRRGLGARTDVYSLGLILYELLVGVLPFSSESRQSFLAFMRQVTEQEPLAPSQRFAGLPAIRSEAVAERRGLGAPHLRRHVAGDLDAIVLKAIARDPKDRFGSVSELLAEIERHRARRPVEARLPNRAYVAGRFARRHRTVVVAGFLLLVALVGGLIARSIEAHRAQQALAESEQVRQFLVDLFESGNPEAASGEVFTVRDLLDQGTLRLREDLADQPLARARFLHSIGAIYLRLDELYAAAEVIGEALALRRRHHGAGHPEVIESESEMGVLLRRLGRYDEAEVLLQSVLTARQADPDVDPELLARAYSNLGNLYWSAERFEEAERIHRSGLAVRERNTRRLRTPEARMDEAYSANNLAVMLLTRRKYAESLAPLERALELFETDNPVLRGSALNNLGLVHRNLPSWAEAEGTFRDAIDVLDSGLGSKHARPLSARRNLIFELVLRHRWEEALNESERALQLAETVDDRLTLAQIVRTRARVLRLAGKADLAVETARRSRAIAVAEQGPEQPLPVSCRTELALALAARGELTAAVDELRAVAEIQGRLLPPDHRSRLRTERAFGIVYLEADRGAEAVAHLRGALTIERQTASKNQASGPSRVVAETLLLLGRALLVEDLEEGVTSLEEALATLRKVLGDRHPLVAEAAFHLGRAERQRGRRDEARKLLAESVAIRQAVYPADDADLAASRRALAELDG